One segment of Panicum virgatum strain AP13 chromosome 1K, P.virgatum_v5, whole genome shotgun sequence DNA contains the following:
- the LOC120651107 gene encoding defensin J1-2-like → MMKGKIAATAMSLLLLLLLTFGAEADRCEAGSRTYKGRCNNNNCWAVCMTEGNTGGFCKRMGTKCMCTRECGGGGGGPKPPPGGGGDRDPPVLAGGNNQALLGRRGDHAR, encoded by the exons ATGATGAAGGGCAAGATCGCCGCAACGGCCATGTCCCTGCtccttctcctgctgctcaccTTCG gtgCTGAGGCTGATCGGTGCGAGGCGGGCAGCAGGACCTATAAAGGACGCTGCAATAATAACAACTGCTGGGCCGTCTGCATGACCGAGGGGAACACCGGCGGGTTCTGCAAGAGGATGGGGACCAAGTGCATGTGCACTAgggagtgcggcggcggcggcggcggaccaaaACCCCCGCCCGGCGGTGGGGGTGACCGTGACCCACCGGTCCTGGCAGGGGGTAACAACCAAGCCCTGCTGGGGAGGAGGGGAGACCATGCAAGATGA
- the LOC120665876 gene encoding glyceraldehyde-3-phosphate dehydrogenase GAPCP1, chloroplastic-like isoform X1 gives MAALSVPLRAAAAGSRAAVDPIKVSRVRSTGSAHFGCSFPSIKASSSFARNIEPLRAIATEAPPAVPQYSSGEKMKIGINGFGRIGRLVLRIATSRDDIEVVAVNDPFIDAKYMVYMFKYDSTHGPFKGSIHVVDDSTLEINGKKITITSKRDPAEIPWGNYGAEYVVESSGVFTTTEKASAHLKGGAKKVVISAPSADAPMFVVGVNENSYDPKMNVVSNASCTTNCLAPLAKVVHEEFGIVEGLMTTVHATTATQKTVDGPSMKDWRGGRGAGQNIIPSSTGAAKAVGKVLPELNGKLTGMAFRVPTPNVSVVDLTCRIEKSASYDDVKAAIKAASEGALKGILGYTDEDVVSNDFVGDSRSSIFDAKAGIGLSSSFMKLVSWYDNEWGYSNRVLDLIAHMALVNTKH, from the exons GTCTCACGTGTGAGGAGCACCGGCTCAGCACACTTCGGCTGCAGCTTCCCCTCCATCAAGGCCTCCTCGTCATT TGCGAGGAACATCGAGCCACTGAGGGCGATTGCTACAGAGGCACCCCCTGCCGTCCCAC AATATTCGAGTGGGGAGAAGATGAAGATTGGCATCAACG GGTTTGGACGGATTGGCAGGTTGGTCCTGCGAATTGCAACCAGCAGAGATGATATTGAAGTTGTGGCTGTGAACGATCCTTTCATTGATGCTAAGTACATG GTCTATATGTTCAAGTATGACTCCACTCACGGTCCATTTAAAGGTTCTATTCATGTTGTGGATGATTCGACCCTGGAGATCAATGGGAAGAAGATCACAATTACAAGCAAAAG AGATCCTGCAGAGATTCCGTGGGGTAACTATGGAGCAGAATATGTTGTTGAATCTTCTGGTGTGTTTACGACAACTGAGAAAGCATCAGCACACTTGAAG GGTGGTGCCAAGAAAGTGGTGATATCTGCACCATCAGCAGATGCTCCCATGTTTGTTGTTGGAGTTAATGAGAACAGCTATGACCCAAAGATGAATGTTGTTTCTAATGCAAGTTGCACCACCAACTGCCTTGCTCCACTTGCCAAG GTTGTCCATGAGGAATTTGGCATTGTGGAGGGCCTCATGACAACTGTTCATGCCACAACAG CCACCCAGAAGACTGTTGACGGTCCTTCGATGAAGGATTGGAGAGGAGGACGTGGTGCTGGCCAAAACATAATTCCTAGCTCCACTGGTGCAGCAAAG GCTGTTGGAAAAGTCTTACCTGAGCTGAACGGAAAGCTCACTGGCATGGCCTTCCGAGTTCCAACACCAAATGTCTCTGTGGTGGATTTGACATGCCGGATTGAGAAAAGCGCCTCCTATGATGATGTGAAAGCAGCCATCAA GGCGGCATCAGAGGGTGCGCTCAAAGGTATTCTAGGCTACACAGATGAGGACGTTGTTTCCAATGACTTTGTTGGTGATTCCAG GTCAAGCATCTTTGATGCCAAGGCTGGTATTGGACTGAGCTCATCTTTCATGAAGCTTGTGTCTTGGTACGACAACGAGTGGGGCTACAG CAACCGGGTTCTGGACCTGATCGCGCACATGGCTCTTGTCAACACCAAGCACTGA
- the LOC120665876 gene encoding glyceraldehyde-3-phosphate dehydrogenase-like isoform X2: MPAMVACCRRRVLQCASASFRAQRSAAQPRQRDEGVGPAERREGLGAHRSGGNMAPDAVSRVRSTGSAHFGCSFPSIKASSSFARNIEPLRAIATEAPPAVPQYSSGEKMKIGINGFGRIGRLVLRIATSRDDIEVVAVNDPFIDAKYMVYMFKYDSTHGPFKGSIHVVDDSTLEINGKKITITSKRDPAEIPWGNYGAEYVVESSGVFTTTEKASAHLKGGAKKVVISAPSADAPMFVVGVNENSYDPKMNVVSNASCTTNCLAPLAKVVHEEFGIVEGLMTTVHATTATQKTVDGPSMKDWRGGRGAGQNIIPSSTGAAKAVGKVLPELNGKLTGMAFRVPTPNVSVVDLTCRIEKSASYDDVKAAIKAASEGALKGILGYTDEDVVSNDFVGDSRSSIFDAKAGIGLSSSFMKLVSWYDNEWGYSNRVLDLIAHMALVNTKH, encoded by the exons GCACAGAGAAGCGCGGCGCAGCCGAGACAAAGAGATGAAGGTGTGGGACCAGCAGAGCGTAGGGAAGGATTAGGAGCTCATCGCAGCGGTGGAAATATGGCTCCAGATGCA GTCTCACGTGTGAGGAGCACCGGCTCAGCACACTTCGGCTGCAGCTTCCCCTCCATCAAGGCCTCCTCGTCATT TGCGAGGAACATCGAGCCACTGAGGGCGATTGCTACAGAGGCACCCCCTGCCGTCCCAC AATATTCGAGTGGGGAGAAGATGAAGATTGGCATCAACG GGTTTGGACGGATTGGCAGGTTGGTCCTGCGAATTGCAACCAGCAGAGATGATATTGAAGTTGTGGCTGTGAACGATCCTTTCATTGATGCTAAGTACATG GTCTATATGTTCAAGTATGACTCCACTCACGGTCCATTTAAAGGTTCTATTCATGTTGTGGATGATTCGACCCTGGAGATCAATGGGAAGAAGATCACAATTACAAGCAAAAG AGATCCTGCAGAGATTCCGTGGGGTAACTATGGAGCAGAATATGTTGTTGAATCTTCTGGTGTGTTTACGACAACTGAGAAAGCATCAGCACACTTGAAG GGTGGTGCCAAGAAAGTGGTGATATCTGCACCATCAGCAGATGCTCCCATGTTTGTTGTTGGAGTTAATGAGAACAGCTATGACCCAAAGATGAATGTTGTTTCTAATGCAAGTTGCACCACCAACTGCCTTGCTCCACTTGCCAAG GTTGTCCATGAGGAATTTGGCATTGTGGAGGGCCTCATGACAACTGTTCATGCCACAACAG CCACCCAGAAGACTGTTGACGGTCCTTCGATGAAGGATTGGAGAGGAGGACGTGGTGCTGGCCAAAACATAATTCCTAGCTCCACTGGTGCAGCAAAG GCTGTTGGAAAAGTCTTACCTGAGCTGAACGGAAAGCTCACTGGCATGGCCTTCCGAGTTCCAACACCAAATGTCTCTGTGGTGGATTTGACATGCCGGATTGAGAAAAGCGCCTCCTATGATGATGTGAAAGCAGCCATCAA GGCGGCATCAGAGGGTGCGCTCAAAGGTATTCTAGGCTACACAGATGAGGACGTTGTTTCCAATGACTTTGTTGGTGATTCCAG GTCAAGCATCTTTGATGCCAAGGCTGGTATTGGACTGAGCTCATCTTTCATGAAGCTTGTGTCTTGGTACGACAACGAGTGGGGCTACAG CAACCGGGTTCTGGACCTGATCGCGCACATGGCTCTTGTCAACACCAAGCACTGA
- the LOC120665876 gene encoding glyceraldehyde-3-phosphate dehydrogenase GAPCP1, chloroplastic-like isoform X3, whose translation MKVSRVRSTGSAHFGCSFPSIKASSSFARNIEPLRAIATEAPPAVPQYSSGEKMKIGINGFGRIGRLVLRIATSRDDIEVVAVNDPFIDAKYMVYMFKYDSTHGPFKGSIHVVDDSTLEINGKKITITSKRDPAEIPWGNYGAEYVVESSGVFTTTEKASAHLKGGAKKVVISAPSADAPMFVVGVNENSYDPKMNVVSNASCTTNCLAPLAKVVHEEFGIVEGLMTTVHATTATQKTVDGPSMKDWRGGRGAGQNIIPSSTGAAKAVGKVLPELNGKLTGMAFRVPTPNVSVVDLTCRIEKSASYDDVKAAIKAASEGALKGILGYTDEDVVSNDFVGDSRSSIFDAKAGIGLSSSFMKLVSWYDNEWGYSNRVLDLIAHMALVNTKH comes from the exons ATGAAG GTCTCACGTGTGAGGAGCACCGGCTCAGCACACTTCGGCTGCAGCTTCCCCTCCATCAAGGCCTCCTCGTCATT TGCGAGGAACATCGAGCCACTGAGGGCGATTGCTACAGAGGCACCCCCTGCCGTCCCAC AATATTCGAGTGGGGAGAAGATGAAGATTGGCATCAACG GGTTTGGACGGATTGGCAGGTTGGTCCTGCGAATTGCAACCAGCAGAGATGATATTGAAGTTGTGGCTGTGAACGATCCTTTCATTGATGCTAAGTACATG GTCTATATGTTCAAGTATGACTCCACTCACGGTCCATTTAAAGGTTCTATTCATGTTGTGGATGATTCGACCCTGGAGATCAATGGGAAGAAGATCACAATTACAAGCAAAAG AGATCCTGCAGAGATTCCGTGGGGTAACTATGGAGCAGAATATGTTGTTGAATCTTCTGGTGTGTTTACGACAACTGAGAAAGCATCAGCACACTTGAAG GGTGGTGCCAAGAAAGTGGTGATATCTGCACCATCAGCAGATGCTCCCATGTTTGTTGTTGGAGTTAATGAGAACAGCTATGACCCAAAGATGAATGTTGTTTCTAATGCAAGTTGCACCACCAACTGCCTTGCTCCACTTGCCAAG GTTGTCCATGAGGAATTTGGCATTGTGGAGGGCCTCATGACAACTGTTCATGCCACAACAG CCACCCAGAAGACTGTTGACGGTCCTTCGATGAAGGATTGGAGAGGAGGACGTGGTGCTGGCCAAAACATAATTCCTAGCTCCACTGGTGCAGCAAAG GCTGTTGGAAAAGTCTTACCTGAGCTGAACGGAAAGCTCACTGGCATGGCCTTCCGAGTTCCAACACCAAATGTCTCTGTGGTGGATTTGACATGCCGGATTGAGAAAAGCGCCTCCTATGATGATGTGAAAGCAGCCATCAA GGCGGCATCAGAGGGTGCGCTCAAAGGTATTCTAGGCTACACAGATGAGGACGTTGTTTCCAATGACTTTGTTGGTGATTCCAG GTCAAGCATCTTTGATGCCAAGGCTGGTATTGGACTGAGCTCATCTTTCATGAAGCTTGTGTCTTGGTACGACAACGAGTGGGGCTACAG CAACCGGGTTCTGGACCTGATCGCGCACATGGCTCTTGTCAACACCAAGCACTGA
- the LOC120666028 gene encoding cation-transporting ATPase HMA5-like, whose translation MAHLQLTALAGGAGDEMEEVALLGSYDVEAGPVGAAEGEGDEEAGMRRVQVRVAGMTCSACTGAVEAALSARRGVRRAAVSLLQNRAHVVFDPALAKDEDIVEAIEDAGFEAEILPDSTVSQPKSQKTLSGQFRIGGMTCAACVNSVEGILEKLPGVKRAVVALATSLGEVEYDPSAISKDEIVQAIEDAGFDAALLQSSEQDKVLLGVTGLHTEGDVDVLHDILKKIEGLRQFGVHFGNSEVEIVFDPEVVGLRQIVDTIEMESNDRLKAHVQNPYLRAASNDAQEASKTLHLLRSSLLLSIPVFFIRMVCPHIPLISSFLGMHLGPFRIGDLLKWILVSMVQFVVGKRFYVAAYRALRHGSTNMDVLVVIGTTASYVYSVCALLYGAFTGFHPPIYFETSAMIITFVLFGKYLEVLAKGKTSDAIKKLVELAPATALLLLKDKEGKYSGEKEIDASLVQPGDALKVLPGSKVPADGVVIWGTSHVNESMVTGESVPISKEVSSPVIGGTMNLHGVLHIQATKVGSGTVLSQIISLVETAQMSKAPIQKFADYVASIFVPIVITLSLLTFLAWFLCGWLGAYPNSWSAESSNCFVFSLMFSISVVVIACPCALGLATPTAVMVATGVGANHGVLVKGGDALERAQNVKYVIFDKTGTLTQGKATVTTAKIFSGMDLGDFLTLVASAEASSEHPLAKAILDYAFHFHFFGKLPSAKDSIKKRREKILSQWLLEATDFSALPGKGIQCWINGKKILVGNRALITENGVNIPDEAEHFLVDMELSAKTGILVAYDGGFIGLIGITDPLKREAAVVVQGLKKMGVHPVMVTGDNWRTAQAVAKEVGIDDVRAEIMPAGKADVIRLLQKDGSVVAMVGDGINDSPALAAADVGMAIGAGTDIAIEAADYVLVRNNLEDVITAIDLSRKTFSRIRWNYFFAMAYNVVAIPVAAGVLFPFTGLQMPPWLAGACMAFSSVSVVCSSLLLRRYRKPRLTTVLQITVE comes from the exons ATGGCCCACCTCCAGCTcacggcgctcgccggcggcgcgggcgacgaGATGGAAGAGGTCGCGCTGCTGGGCTCATACGACGTGGAGGCCGGCCCCGtaggggcggcggagggggagggcgaCGAGGAGGCCGGCATGCGGCGGGTGCAGGTGCGGGTCGCCGGCATGACGTGCTCCGCGTGCACGGGCGCCGTCGAGGCCGCGCTCTCCGCGCGCCGAGgggtgcgccgcgccgccgtgtcgctgctccagaaccgcgcCCACGTCGTCTTCGACCCCGCGCTCGCCAAG GATGAAGACATCGTGGAAGCGATAGAGGATGCTGGGTTCGAAGCAGAAATTCTACCAGACTCTACTGTTTCACAGCCGAAATCTCAGAAGACTTTGTCAGGCCAATTTAGGATAGGGGGAATGACTTGTGCAGCATGTGTGAACTCAGTTGAGGGGATCTTGGAAAAATTGCCCGGTGTAAAAAGAGCAGTTGTTGCATTAGCAACATCATTGGGGGAAGTTGAGTATGACCCTTCTGCCATTAGCAAAGATGAAATTGTTCAGGCTATCGAGGATGCTGGTTTTGACGCTGCGCTGTTACAAAGTAGCGAGCAGGACAAGGTTTTATTAGGTGTGACTGGGTTGCATACTGAGGGAGATGTAGATGTATTGCATGATATCCTGAAGAAAATAGAAGGCTTGCGTCAGTTTGGTGTACATTTTGGAAACTCTGAAGTTGAAATTGTATTTGATCCTGAAGTAGTTGGTTTGAGACAGATTGTAGATACCATAGAGATGGAAAGCAATGACAGACTGAAAGCTCATGTACAGAACCCATACTTACGAGCTGCTTCAAATGATGCACAGGAGGCCTCTAAGACGCTTCATCTTCTTCGCTCTAGTTTATTACTAAGT ATTCCTGTATTTTTCATCCGCATGGTTTGCCCTCACATACCTCTAATCAGTTCATTCCTAGGCATGCACCTTGGACCATTTCGTATAGGAGATCTGCTGAAGTGGATTCTGGTTAGCATGGTACAGTTTGTTGTTGGCAAACGATTCTATGTTGCAGCTTATAGGGCCCTAAGACATGGCTCTACAAATATGGATGTTTTAGTTGTTATTGGCACTACCGCTTCATATGTCTATTCAGTTTGTGCACTTCTTTATGGGGCATTCACTGGATTTCATCCTCCAATATATTTTGAAACAAGTGCCATGATAATTACATTTGTGCTGTTTGGGAAGTACCTGGAGGTGCTTGCAAAAGGAAAAACATCGGATGCTATCAAGAAGCTTGTAGAGCTTGCTCCAGCTACAGCGCTTCTACTTCTGAAGGACAAAG AAGGAAAATATTCAGGCGAGAAGGAGATTGATGCATCGTTAGTACAACCTGGTGATGCCTTAAAAGTTCTTCCTGGTTCAAAGGTTCCTGCCGATGGTGTAGTCATTTGGGGTACAAGCCATGTTAATGAGAGTATGGTAACTGGTGAATCTGTGCCTATCTCGAAGGAAGTATCCAGTCCAGTAATTGGAGGCACAATGAACTTGCATGGTGTTCTTCATATACAAGCGACCAAAGTAGGATCCGGGACAGTTCTGAGTCAGATAATATCTCTTGTCGAGACTGCCCAAATGTCTAAGGCTCCTATTCAGAAGTTTGCTGATTAT GTGGCCAGCATTTTCGTTCCTATTGTCATCACCTTGTCCTTACTGACATTCCTTGCATG GTTTCTATGTGGATGGTTGGGAGCATATCCAAACTCATGGTCTGCTGAAAGTAGCAattgctttgttttctccctcaTGTTCTCCATATCTGTTGTGGTGATTGCTTGTCCATGTGCTCTTGGTCTGGCAACACCAACTGCGGTTATGGTAGCAACTGGAGTTGGGGCTAATCATGGAGTACTTGTGAAGGGTGGAGATGCACTGGAGAGAGCTCAGAATGTGAAATATGTTATTTTCGATAAAACTGGAACACTGACCCAAGGAAAGGCTACTGTAACAACAGCAAAGATTTTTTCAGGAATGGATCTGGGGGATTTCCTCACATTGGTTGCTTCTGCAGAG GCAAGCagtgaacacccacttgcaaaAGCTATCTTGGATTATGCATTTCATTTCCATTTCTTTGGCAAACTTCCCTCAGCAAAAGACAGCattaagaaaagaagagaaaagattcTTTCCCAGTGGCTTCTGGAAGCCACAGACTTTTCTGCTTTGCCTGGCAAAGGGATCCAATGTTGGATCAATGGGAAGAAAATTTTG GTAGGGAACCGTGCTTTGATAACTGAAAACGGAGTAAACATTCCTGATGAAGCTGAACATTTCTTGGTAGACATGGAGCTGAGTGCAAAAACTGGTATTCTCGTAGCATATGATGGTGGCTTCATTGGCTTGATTGGGATAACAGATCCTTTGAAAAGGGAGGCTGCTGTGGTTGTACAAGGCCTAAAAAAGATGGGTGTTCATCCAGTTATGGTCACTGGGGACAACTGGAGGACGGCACAAGCGGTTGCAAAGGAG GTTGGGATTGATGATGTGAGAGCGGAGATCATGCCAGCTGGAAAAGCCGACGTTATCCGTTTGCTCCAAAAGGACGGCAGTGTAGTCGCCATGGTAGGAGACGGCATCAATGACTCCCCTGCTCTGGCAGCTGCTGATGTCGGGATGGCCATTGGTGCTGGAACCGACATTGCCATCGAGGCGGCTGACTACGTGCTGGTCCGGAATAACCTGGAGGACGTGATCACGGCGATCGACCTCTCACGCAAGACGTTCAGCCGGATCCGGTGGAACTACTTCTTTGCCATGGCGTACAACGTGGTGGCCATCCCCGTGGCCGCCGGCGTGCTGTTCCCATTCACGGGGCTCCAGATGCCGCCCTGGCTGGCCGGCGCGTGCATGGCGTTCTCGTCCGTCAGCGTGGTGTGCTCCTCCCTGCTGCTGAGGAGGTACAGGAAACCGAGGCTCACCACCGTGCTGCAGATAACAGTGGAGTGA